In Candidatus Sedimenticola sp. (ex Thyasira tokunagai), the following proteins share a genomic window:
- a CDS encoding transposase, producing MPRYSEERKASVMRKLLPPNNRTVVEVAKEEGISDATMYNWRNKAREQGNPVPGSGKKAEAWSPEAKFSVVVETASMNEVDPSEYCRSKGLYPEQVSEWKAACIEGAQSAGKTKKQGQAAAKQDKKPIKALERELRRKE from the coding sequence ATGCCTCGGTATTCAGAGGAACGCAAAGCATCAGTCATGAGGAAGCTGTTGCCACCGAACAATAGAACGGTGGTCGAAGTAGCAAAAGAAGAAGGGATCAGTGATGCCACGATGTACAATTGGCGAAACAAAGCCAGAGAGCAAGGTAACCCAGTGCCAGGAAGCGGAAAAAAGGCAGAAGCATGGTCGCCAGAAGCAAAGTTTTCCGTCGTGGTTGAAACTGCTTCAATGAATGAGGTTGATCCGAGTGAGTATTGCCGTAGCAAGGGGCTCTATCCTGAACAGGTAAGCGAGTGGAAAGCCGCCTGTATAGAGGGAGCACAATCAGCGGGGAAAACGAAGAAACAGGGACAGGCTGCGGCAAAGCAGGATAAGAAGCCTATCAAGGCGCTTGAACGAGAGCTACGGCGTAAAGAGTAG
- a CDS encoding transposase, translated as MAALKGDKTLAELAEQFDVHPNQITEWRRQLIGNADQVFVRSEKQAEESEHKIKELHAKIGQLTMERDFLEQGLERIDGPKGKG; from the coding sequence GTGGCGGCATTGAAGGGCGATAAAACCCTGGCGGAGCTGGCTGAACAATTTGATGTTCATCCCAATCAGATCACCGAGTGGAGGCGCCAACTGATAGGCAATGCCGATCAGGTATTTGTTCGCTCTGAGAAACAGGCCGAGGAGAGTGAGCACAAGATCAAAGAATTGCATGCAAAGATCGGTCAGCTGACCATGGAGCGAGATTTTTTAGAACAGGGGCTAGAAAGGATTGACGGTCCAAAAGGAAAGGGATGA
- a CDS encoding glycosyltransferase, with protein sequence MKNDIRPIIFWEGFPACGLLLKQVLNEFPETIVLATRPAVPFHDLENLLGHDVHWLDNADDIWNLRGRYSDKNFVIHTGWNHAGWLRYDRYVKNKNDAKIVVVVDNSFKANFRQFIGAFYFRLWLKKYFCAAFVPGREGQRLLKYLGLSSHQIYVGNYGAYEGIYRDTRPIVERNNEFLFVGQLNRRKSVDVLVNGFRRYREQGGTWNLRVLGDGPLRDMCNEDGLIFEGFTQPHLVADKMNNAKVLVLISREDHWGTVVCEAAACGMHLITSQSVGSSIDFIRNAINGIELPKIEQESLIEAFNFYDGMTDLMLKNGSDVSKGIARGYDSYAYYSAINKMINDLMD encoded by the coding sequence GTGAAAAATGATATCAGACCGATTATATTTTGGGAAGGTTTTCCTGCTTGTGGTTTACTATTGAAGCAAGTTCTTAACGAGTTTCCCGAAACTATAGTGCTCGCAACAAGGCCGGCTGTTCCTTTTCATGATTTGGAAAATCTGCTTGGGCATGATGTACATTGGTTAGATAATGCAGATGATATATGGAATTTAAGGGGAAGATACTCCGATAAAAACTTTGTTATTCATACAGGTTGGAATCATGCTGGGTGGTTGCGTTATGATCGCTACGTAAAAAATAAAAATGATGCAAAAATAGTTGTTGTTGTAGACAATAGTTTTAAAGCAAATTTCAGGCAATTTATAGGTGCATTTTATTTTAGGCTGTGGTTAAAGAAGTATTTTTGTGCAGCGTTTGTGCCTGGTAGAGAAGGGCAAAGGCTGTTGAAGTATCTGGGGTTAAGTAGCCACCAAATATATGTTGGAAACTATGGGGCATATGAGGGGATTTACAGGGACACTAGACCGATAGTTGAAAGGAATAATGAGTTTCTATTTGTAGGGCAGTTAAATAGAAGAAAATCTGTAGATGTTTTAGTCAATGGATTTAGGCGCTATAGGGAACAAGGTGGAACATGGAATCTTAGAGTATTAGGTGATGGCCCGTTGAGGGATATGTGCAATGAAGATGGGCTGATTTTTGAAGGATTTACGCAACCACATCTTGTCGCTGATAAAATGAATAATGCAAAGGTCCTTGTGCTGATTAGCCGTGAAGATCACTGGGGTACTGTTGTTTGTGAGGCAGCTGCTTGTGGAATGCATTTAATTACATCGCAATCAGTAGGCTCAAGTATTGATTTTATTCGTAATGCTATTAATGGTATTGAGTTACCTAAGATAGAACAAGAAAGCTTAATTGAGGCATTTAATTTTTATGATGGTATGACTGATCTAATGCTAAAAAATGGTTCTGATGTCTCTAAAGGGATCGCAAGAGGGTATGATAGCTATGCCTATTATTCAGCAATAAATAAAATGATTAATGACCTTATGGATTAG
- a CDS encoding methyltransferase domain-containing protein produces MKYNKGIIHNLVRSTLKQLVNNKGGYYIYPKFRVMRDLCIKKCYQKYGNDAIFVNLGAGEYFYHPRWKNYDLYEPALESGISHFNNYDLRGVDNIEFPESDVQIIYCSHTLEHIPEKNIRQTLKRIFRSLKVGGVFRVIVPDAKLILNAYDNKDFEFFMPYESWFRKRNAKKIYLEDYLLQLLATPKCRIYNEELRHADSLNGEEVKQKRRCLNDKEFLDYLREGLEGNNIYGTDYFNWFDSEKLMSLLKDAGFSDVYRSAFGQSKELVMRQVPLFDKTLPYLSLYVEAVK; encoded by the coding sequence ATGAAATATAACAAGGGCATAATTCACAATTTAGTAAGATCCACTCTCAAGCAACTCGTTAATAATAAGGGCGGGTATTATATATATCCTAAATTCCGTGTTATGCGAGATTTGTGTATTAAAAAATGTTATCAGAAGTATGGCAATGATGCGATATTTGTGAATCTGGGTGCAGGCGAATATTTTTATCATCCACGATGGAAGAATTATGATTTATATGAGCCAGCTTTAGAATCAGGGATTAGTCATTTTAATAATTATGACCTAAGAGGTGTTGATAATATTGAGTTCCCAGAGAGTGATGTTCAGATAATATACTGCTCACATACGTTGGAGCATATACCGGAGAAAAATATAAGGCAGACCTTAAAAAGAATTTTTAGATCATTAAAGGTTGGTGGCGTATTCAGAGTAATTGTGCCTGATGCGAAATTGATTCTTAATGCTTATGATAATAAAGATTTTGAATTTTTTATGCCCTACGAATCATGGTTCAGAAAACGAAATGCTAAAAAGATATATCTTGAGGATTATCTTCTGCAATTACTAGCAACTCCAAAATGCCGTATATACAACGAGGAATTACGGCATGCGGACTCATTGAATGGTGAGGAAGTCAAACAGAAAAGGAGGTGCCTTAATGACAAAGAGTTTTTGGATTATTTAAGAGAAGGGTTGGAAGGAAATAATATCTATGGGACAGATTATTTCAATTGGTTTGACTCAGAAAAGCTCATGTCTCTGCTTAAAGACGCAGGATTTAGTGACGTTTATAGATCAGCCTTTGGGCAGTCAAAAGAATTGGTCATGCGGCAAGTTCCTCTGTTTGATAAAACATTACCATATCTTTCATTATACGTTGAAGCTGTTAAGTAA
- a CDS encoding glycosyltransferase family 4 protein produces the protein MHSLIDTPNERSSHTVPTPRGGGMAIVLTFLAALVVLRLVEVLPAANFWAMFVGGAVIALIGFMDDHGHIAARWRLLMHFVGAGWALAWLGGLPPLVVFGLVRDFGWMGHLVALVYMVWLLNLYNFMDGIDGIAGIEAVSVCFGGVVLYGVLGTGGSAWVFPMLLLVTVVGFLFWNFPKARIFMGDAGSGFIGIVLGVLSIQAAWLAPELFWGWVILLGAFVVDATVTLVRRVLRGERFYEAHRSHAYQYVSRKYGAHQPVSLAYGAINLFWLMPIAVLVTAGWLDGLLGVVIGYVPLVWLALRFKAGVSDLQEV, from the coding sequence ATGCATAGTCTGATTGACACACCCAACGAACGTAGTTCACATACTGTTCCTACGCCGCGTGGTGGAGGCATGGCTATTGTTTTGACGTTTCTGGCAGCATTGGTTGTACTTAGGCTAGTTGAAGTACTGCCAGCAGCGAATTTCTGGGCAATGTTTGTCGGTGGGGCTGTAATCGCCTTGATCGGCTTTATGGATGACCATGGCCATATTGCAGCCCGCTGGCGCCTGCTGATGCACTTTGTCGGTGCTGGCTGGGCATTGGCCTGGCTGGGTGGTCTACCACCTTTGGTGGTGTTTGGTCTTGTGCGCGATTTTGGGTGGATGGGGCACTTGGTTGCGCTGGTATATATGGTCTGGCTGCTTAACCTTTACAACTTTATGGATGGTATTGATGGTATTGCCGGTATCGAGGCGGTGTCCGTATGCTTCGGTGGTGTGGTGCTGTATGGGGTGTTGGGGACTGGTGGTTCTGCGTGGGTTTTTCCGATGTTGTTGTTGGTAACGGTGGTAGGATTTCTGTTCTGGAATTTTCCCAAGGCCAGGATTTTCATGGGCGATGCCGGCAGCGGTTTTATAGGGATTGTGCTCGGAGTATTGTCGATCCAGGCTGCCTGGCTGGCGCCGGAGCTGTTCTGGGGTTGGGTGATCTTGCTTGGCGCCTTTGTGGTCGATGCGACTGTGACACTAGTGCGCCGTGTGTTGCGGGGAGAGCGATTCTATGAAGCCCATCGCAGTCATGCCTACCAGTATGTCTCGCGTAAATATGGCGCCCACCAGCCGGTTTCCCTCGCCTACGGGGCCATCAACCTGTTTTGGCTGATGCCAATAGCCGTATTGGTGACGGCGGGGTGGCTGGATGGGTTGCTGGGGGTAGTGATTGGGTATGTCCCGCTGGTATGGCTGGCGTTACGCTTCAAGGCTGGGGTAAGTGATCTTCAGGAGGTGTAG
- a CDS encoding UDP-glucose 4-epimerase, whose translation MSTAELLWITVHTLGWLPRPILIPARLLEAVVVLVGARALAQRRCSLLQVDIFKSERAIGWVPQVKPDEAQRETSRHFLESQLS comes from the coding sequence TTGTCTACAGCAGAGTTGTTGTGGATCACGGTACATACTCTTGGTTGGCTGCCTAGGCCAATTCTTATTCCGGCAAGGCTACTTGAGGCAGTGGTCGTGTTGGTGGGCGCACGGGCATTGGCTCAGCGGCGGTGCAGTTTGTTACAGGTAGATATCTTTAAAAGCGAGAGAGCTATTGGCTGGGTGCCTCAGGTGAAACCTGATGAGGCACAGCGTGAGACAAGTCGGCATTTTCTGGAGTCGCAACTCTCGTGA
- a CDS encoding glycosyltransferase family 2 protein, with product MKISIITVCFNSEETIRDTIESVLSQDYDDIEYLIIDGLSNDNTMRIVSQYRNKIEKIISEPDRGIYDAMNKGIHLSTGSVVGMLNSDDVFSGVDAISKLALFLSDNPDLDGAYADLVFVKRDKIDKVTRFYSSKFFSFCTVRFGFMCPHPTFYVKRKLFDSFGFYKLGYRAAADFELIVRFMKRGAALGRNATVMVRMREGGISTTGFWQRIHQNFEIVRACRENGIYTNIFMVALKVPMKLIGYLVR from the coding sequence GTGAAAATTAGTATTATTACAGTTTGTTTTAATAGTGAGGAAACAATTAGAGATACGATTGAATCTGTTTTGTCGCAGGACTATGATGATATCGAATATCTTATAATTGATGGTTTGTCTAATGATAATACAATGCGTATTGTCTCACAATATCGTAATAAAATTGAAAAAATAATTTCAGAGCCAGATCGGGGTATCTATGATGCTATGAATAAGGGCATTCATTTATCCACTGGTAGTGTTGTTGGGATGCTAAACTCTGATGACGTATTTTCTGGTGTCGATGCTATTAGTAAGTTGGCGCTTTTTTTGTCAGATAATCCCGACCTTGATGGTGCTTATGCTGACCTAGTATTTGTCAAGCGCGATAAGATAGATAAAGTTACACGTTTTTATTCATCCAAATTCTTCTCATTTTGTACCGTTCGCTTTGGTTTTATGTGTCCACACCCCACCTTTTATGTAAAGCGCAAGCTGTTCGATTCTTTTGGATTTTATAAGCTGGGCTATCGTGCGGCTGCAGACTTTGAACTGATAGTTCGCTTTATGAAAAGGGGTGCTGCCCTGGGCAGAAATGCGACTGTTATGGTGAGAATGCGTGAAGGAGGAATTAGCACAACTGGTTTTTGGCAGCGTATTCATCAAAATTTTGAAATTGTACGAGCCTGCCGAGAGAATGGTATTTATACCAATATCTTCATGGTGGCACTTAAAGTTCCCATGAAACTGATTGGCTATTTGGTACGATAA
- a CDS encoding polysaccharide pyruvyl transferase family protein gives MGKKKILVLNDGASYENWGIKACIDGLNNIFQNTFEDFEIIGRSHSYMHKKYSCEPRLLSKKIFNDHSRVAKKLFDEFHFLPRISDEFEYVAELWASGRGGKGAEDFICAVRDVDIVIFNGEGSTYRDNIGAIKGLFMLWYAKMKMNKMTYFLNGSVTLTSVDSILPAMVRRVFSVIDGIAVREPYSYKSVMNFYSELSSIRVIPDSVLSLNLGKSKENKLIDNLEFIEKSFFCFSLSMLPMDFRKTRERSSIVNLICELKKIVPNAVLLAKDIEDQVLRDVAKLTDSYFVGPEFSYQDISYILSKSRFLLSGRYHHLIFAAKVGCPVIPMASSSHKIHGLSALYENVMPAPVDPTDLWNETEKILKRAIDITSNDSLRAAYIESSEGLMNNVFEGASDMFKDFK, from the coding sequence ATGGGTAAGAAAAAAATATTAGTATTAAATGATGGTGCTTCATATGAAAATTGGGGAATCAAGGCCTGCATTGATGGTCTAAATAATATATTTCAAAATACTTTTGAAGATTTCGAAATTATTGGTAGATCGCATAGTTATATGCATAAGAAATATTCATGTGAACCCCGTCTATTAAGTAAGAAAATATTTAATGACCATAGCAGGGTCGCAAAAAAATTGTTTGATGAGTTCCACTTTTTACCGAGGATATCAGATGAGTTTGAATATGTGGCAGAACTTTGGGCAAGTGGTAGAGGTGGAAAAGGTGCCGAAGATTTTATCTGTGCAGTTCGTGATGTTGATATTGTTATATTTAATGGGGAAGGGAGTACATACAGAGATAATATCGGAGCTATAAAAGGGCTATTTATGCTTTGGTATGCCAAGATGAAGATGAATAAAATGACTTATTTTCTAAATGGAAGCGTTACTCTGACGTCAGTTGATTCTATACTGCCCGCGATGGTTAGAAGGGTATTTAGTGTAATTGATGGCATTGCAGTTAGAGAACCGTATTCATATAAAAGTGTAATGAACTTTTATTCTGAATTGTCAAGTATAAGGGTTATTCCAGATTCTGTACTTTCACTAAACCTTGGTAAATCCAAGGAAAATAAGTTAATAGATAATTTAGAATTTATTGAGAAATCATTTTTTTGCTTTAGTCTAAGTATGTTACCTATGGACTTTCGTAAAACTAGAGAAAGGTCTTCTATAGTTAATCTGATCTGCGAATTAAAAAAGATTGTGCCCAATGCCGTTTTGTTAGCAAAAGACATTGAAGATCAAGTGTTGAGAGATGTTGCAAAGTTAACAGATTCTTACTTTGTTGGGCCTGAGTTTTCGTATCAGGATATTTCGTATATTTTGTCGAAGTCAAGATTTTTATTATCGGGTAGATATCACCATCTTATTTTTGCTGCCAAGGTTGGGTGTCCTGTCATACCGATGGCAAGTTCATCTCACAAAATACATGGGTTATCTGCATTGTATGAAAATGTCATGCCTGCGCCAGTGGACCCGACAGACTTATGGAACGAGACAGAGAAAATACTAAAGAGAGCTATAGACATAACAAGCAATGACAGTTTGAGGGCTGCCTATATTGAAAGCTCAGAGGGATTGATGAACAATGTATTTGAAGGCGCTTCAGATATGTTCAAGGATTTCAAATGA
- a CDS encoding glycosyltransferase family 1 protein has translation MKIYFDNIIFSLQRVGGISNYWSRLISALNITKHRVTFFESFNENIFKANLDIETECEFSLRASLLRYMPLLKRLPSKSLFHSSYYRVSLQSSVANITTIHDFTYEYYVTGVRRYVHSIQKKFSIKRSDGVICVSENTKNDLIKFYPKIDKSMVRVIYNGVGNEFKVVSDIELLNKYGVPPTKDYILFVGGRSGYKNFDIAVEVLIELPEYAFVIVGGGEPDPKESEMLSALDGRVYQLTGLSSADLNIIYNHAFCLLYPSAYEGFGIPVVEAMKSGCPVVSTNLSSIPEVVGDAALLVDNPCVNSFIGKIKMLEDVQVKESLISKGLERSKNYSWDKCCRETLAFYDEVWNKKFCANFKS, from the coding sequence ATGAAAATTTATTTCGATAATATAATATTTTCTCTTCAGCGTGTGGGCGGTATTTCAAATTACTGGTCCAGACTTATTTCTGCTCTAAATATAACAAAGCATCGCGTAACTTTCTTTGAGTCATTTAATGAAAATATTTTCAAAGCTAATTTGGATATTGAGACAGAGTGTGAATTTTCCTTAAGAGCTTCATTGTTGCGTTATATGCCATTGTTAAAAAGACTTCCGTCAAAGTCTTTGTTTCATAGTAGCTATTATAGAGTGTCATTACAATCTTCTGTAGCTAACATTACTACTATTCATGATTTTACATACGAGTATTATGTGACAGGTGTTAGGCGATATGTCCATAGTATTCAAAAAAAATTTTCTATCAAACGAAGTGATGGAGTTATTTGTGTCTCTGAAAACACAAAAAATGATCTAATTAAATTTTATCCAAAGATAGATAAGTCCATGGTAAGGGTTATTTATAATGGTGTTGGAAACGAGTTTAAAGTTGTTTCTGATATTGAACTATTAAACAAATATGGTGTACCTCCTACTAAGGATTATATATTATTTGTAGGGGGTAGGTCTGGCTATAAGAACTTTGATATAGCGGTCGAAGTACTTATTGAGCTACCAGAATATGCTTTCGTAATCGTTGGGGGTGGGGAACCTGATCCTAAAGAATCAGAAATGTTGTCTGCGCTTGATGGCCGAGTGTATCAACTTACAGGTCTTAGTAGTGCGGACCTTAATATAATTTATAACCACGCTTTTTGCTTGCTATATCCGAGCGCTTATGAGGGATTTGGAATACCTGTGGTCGAAGCAATGAAATCGGGATGTCCTGTTGTCAGTACAAATCTATCTTCTATTCCCGAGGTTGTGGGTGATGCTGCGTTACTAGTTGATAATCCTTGTGTGAACAGTTTTATTGGTAAGATTAAGATGTTAGAGGATGTTCAAGTAAAAGAATCTCTAATAAGTAAGGGCCTTGAAAGATCAAAGAATTATAGTTGGGATAAGTGTTGTCGTGAGACGCTGGCCTTTTATGATGAAGTATGGAATAAAAAATTCTGTGCTAATTTTAAATCATAA
- a CDS encoding ABC transporter ATP-binding protein, translating to MKNLIKILWDNLTHHNKRKLYVVLVATVISALSELLSIGMIIPFITIIAAPERLMDIFIVSELVDYYEIKSISDLVLPILIVFVLVNLLSMMVRILSIKLSASFAFLLGNELSVKAYDNVMHRGYIESININSSEDVSRLVPKMNSMIQSLIFPLIMLIAAAIMFFIISVVFLLVNFQLTLIIMGGLIVIYLSITKYFKKRLKENSNQISRLQNRQVRIAQESLGGIKDVILSNSFEYFLSLYRKNDKRLRMVQASNIIIAQSPRYYVETFSIIFISVLSTYLIFLSESISNDMALPIFITVAVGLQRMLPIAQQAYRSWANIEGNKQSLMDVAGLLRVPDEDNNEGLEVGNNYTSIDFKNNIILDGVYFRHKGNEHTLKAIDLTIAKGEKIGFIGGTGSGKSTLVDIIMGMLRPDRGAVYIDGKLLTDENSPAWHSHIAHVPQVVYILDDNFYHNIAFGTEGEKIDRKRVEWAANLACIDEFIGQKNNGYFEFLGERGENLSGGQKQRIGIARCLYKDSSLIVLDEATSALDSETQQRVMRNIFELSDEHTILVIAHRLNTLQGCDKIVMLENGNIKYIGTYDEIINQKNFD from the coding sequence ATGAAAAACCTGATTAAAATACTCTGGGATAACCTAACTCATCATAACAAAAGAAAATTATATGTTGTTTTAGTGGCAACAGTTATCAGTGCTCTTTCCGAGCTGCTATCGATAGGAATGATTATCCCGTTTATTACAATCATTGCAGCTCCAGAAAGACTGATGGATATTTTTATTGTCAGTGAGTTGGTTGATTATTATGAAATAAAAAGTATCAGTGATCTTGTTCTGCCAATACTTATTGTGTTTGTTTTAGTTAATCTGTTATCAATGATGGTAAGAATACTATCAATAAAGTTAAGTGCAAGTTTCGCATTTTTACTGGGTAATGAGCTTAGTGTGAAAGCTTATGATAACGTTATGCATAGGGGGTATATCGAAAGTATAAATATTAATAGTAGCGAGGATGTATCAAGGCTCGTTCCAAAGATGAATTCGATGATACAGAGTTTGATATTTCCACTAATTATGCTAATTGCAGCTGCTATTATGTTTTTTATAATATCAGTTGTATTTCTTCTTGTTAATTTTCAACTAACACTAATAATAATGGGTGGTTTGATCGTAATATATTTATCTATAACAAAGTATTTCAAGAAAAGATTAAAAGAAAATAGTAATCAAATATCTAGATTGCAAAATAGGCAAGTTAGGATTGCCCAGGAGAGTTTGGGTGGAATAAAAGATGTGATTTTATCAAATTCATTTGAGTACTTTTTGAGTTTGTATCGAAAAAACGATAAAAGACTAAGGATGGTCCAAGCGTCAAATATTATTATTGCGCAGTCTCCGCGGTACTATGTTGAGACCTTTAGTATTATTTTTATTTCCGTACTGTCGACATACCTTATTTTTCTAAGCGAATCGATATCTAATGATATGGCTTTGCCAATTTTTATAACAGTTGCAGTTGGGTTACAAAGAATGTTGCCAATAGCTCAGCAGGCATATAGAAGTTGGGCGAATATAGAGGGAAATAAACAGTCACTGATGGATGTAGCAGGTTTGCTACGAGTTCCTGATGAAGATAATAATGAAGGACTTGAAGTTGGAAATAATTATACATCTATCGACTTCAAAAATAACATCATATTAGATGGTGTTTACTTTAGGCATAAAGGAAACGAACATACTCTAAAAGCAATTGATCTAACCATAGCAAAAGGGGAAAAAATTGGATTTATTGGTGGTACTGGTAGTGGTAAGAGTACACTCGTTGACATAATAATGGGCATGCTAAGGCCGGATAGGGGGGCGGTTTACATCGATGGTAAATTGCTAACTGATGAAAATTCACCGGCGTGGCACAGTCATATAGCTCATGTGCCGCAGGTTGTATATATACTTGACGATAACTTTTACCATAATATTGCTTTTGGAACTGAGGGGGAAAAAATAGACCGCAAAAGGGTAGAGTGGGCAGCTAATCTTGCTTGTATTGATGAGTTTATTGGACAAAAAAATAATGGTTATTTTGAATTTCTAGGAGAAAGAGGGGAGAATCTTTCAGGTGGACAAAAGCAACGTATTGGTATTGCGAGGTGTCTGTATAAAGATTCATCACTGATTGTCCTCGATGAGGCCACAAGTGCACTTGATTCAGAAACTCAACAAAGAGTTATGAGAAATATATTCGAACTTAGCGATGAGCACACTATCTTAGTGATTGCGCATAGATTAAATACCCTTCAAGGATGCGATAAAATAGTTATGCTTGAGAATGGGAATATCAAATATATTGGAACCTATGATGAGATTATCAATCAAAAGAACTTTGATTGA
- a CDS encoding nucleoside-diphosphate sugar epimerase/dehydratase: protein MAIADSAMLLIALWFAFSMRLGELYLPSQSIAWLFISAPFIAVPVFIRFGLYRAIIRYIGFHALWAVLQAVTLYSLLWALLVLLSGVQVVPRSVTVINWMMAILLIGGSRMVARWWFAGLLNGTATGDLQGRIKVAIYGAGSAGVQLATALSYSREFQPVAFIDDDSELHNRHINALRVHPFTHLGQLVVDEAVDEVLLAMPSASRSRRHEIITLLEPYPVHVRTLPGVVEMAQGRVKVEDIREVTIEDLLGRDAVAPNSQLLHANITGKAVMVTGAGGSIGSELCRKIVELDPVVLILFEQSEYALYAIEKELVGYPVSDGGHETTLECREEKIVPILGSVLDSKRMMQVVSTYGIQTIYHAAAYKHVPMVEKNPVEAIRNNIFGTWRSAVVAKKCGVDTFVLISTDKAVRPTNTMGATKRFAELVLQGLAKGLSQSSSGVRQQGGGRVAGTLPHCSTRFCMVRFGNVLGSSGSVVPLFREQIGRGGPVTVTDPKIIRYFMTIPEAAQLVIQAGAMGQGGDVFVLDMGEPVKILDMAKKMIRLSGFEVKDADHPKGDIEIRFTGMRPGEKLYEELLIGDNVKPTEHSLIMRAEEEVLSWEEIQHFLDEFDAAAKMHDQIKIRSLLLEAVTGFKPQCGIEDVLYKQNSGHDGDHDGGNVRVLNL, encoded by the coding sequence ATGGCCATCGCAGATAGCGCAATGCTGCTTATTGCTCTGTGGTTTGCCTTTTCCATGCGATTGGGGGAGTTGTATCTACCCAGTCAGAGTATCGCATGGTTATTTATCAGCGCCCCATTTATAGCGGTTCCGGTATTTATCCGCTTTGGCCTGTATCGGGCGATCATCCGCTATATCGGCTTTCATGCTTTGTGGGCCGTTCTGCAGGCGGTAACACTATATTCCCTCTTATGGGCGCTGTTGGTGTTGCTCAGTGGAGTGCAGGTCGTGCCGCGCTCAGTAACTGTAATCAATTGGATGATGGCCATTCTGCTGATCGGTGGCAGCCGTATGGTTGCCCGCTGGTGGTTTGCTGGCTTGCTTAATGGGACTGCCACTGGTGATCTGCAAGGAAGGATCAAGGTTGCGATCTATGGTGCAGGCTCCGCCGGGGTACAGTTGGCAACAGCGTTGAGCTACAGCAGAGAGTTCCAGCCCGTTGCTTTCATCGATGATGATTCGGAGCTCCACAATCGCCATATCAATGCGCTTCGTGTGCATCCTTTTACCCACCTCGGGCAGCTGGTTGTAGATGAAGCGGTAGACGAAGTATTGCTTGCCATGCCGTCGGCTTCCCGCTCTCGCCGTCACGAAATAATCACCCTGTTGGAACCTTACCCGGTCCATGTGCGCACACTTCCCGGGGTGGTGGAGATGGCCCAGGGTCGTGTGAAGGTGGAAGACATTCGCGAAGTCACAATTGAGGATCTGTTGGGGCGTGATGCGGTAGCGCCAAATTCACAATTGTTACATGCCAATATCACGGGTAAGGCGGTGATGGTGACCGGGGCCGGGGGATCCATCGGCTCTGAGCTTTGCCGGAAGATTGTGGAATTGGATCCTGTCGTACTTATTCTCTTCGAGCAGAGCGAGTACGCCCTCTATGCTATTGAGAAGGAGCTTGTGGGGTATCCAGTGAGTGACGGCGGTCATGAAACTACATTAGAATGCCGTGAGGAGAAAATAGTTCCTATTCTTGGCTCTGTGCTGGATTCTAAACGTATGATGCAGGTGGTTAGTACGTACGGCATCCAGACCATCTACCATGCTGCGGCTTATAAGCATGTACCCATGGTGGAAAAAAACCCCGTGGAGGCAATCCGAAATAATATCTTCGGTACATGGCGCTCGGCAGTTGTGGCGAAGAAGTGTGGGGTTGATACCTTTGTGCTTATTTCTACAGACAAGGCGGTGCGGCCCACAAATACCATGGGAGCCACCAAGCGCTTTGCGGAGCTGGTGCTTCAGGGGTTGGCAAAGGGATTGAGTCAATCTTCTTCTGGTGTTCGGCAGCAGGGAGGGGGGCGAGTAGCGGGTACTCTACCGCACTGTAGTACCCGTTTTTGTATGGTGCGTTTTGGCAATGTATTGGGCTCCTCGGGCTCTGTGGTACCCCTCTTCCGTGAGCAGATTGGCCGGGGTGGTCCGGTGACGGTGACGGATCCTAAGATTATCCGCTACTTTATGACCATCCCCGAGGCAGCTCAGCTTGTTATTCAGGCTGGTGCAATGGGGCAGGGAGGTGATGTCTTTGTACTGGATATGGGGGAGCCGGTGAAGATCCTTGACATGGCTAAGAAGATGATACGGCTGAGTGGATTTGAGGTTAAGGATGCTGATCATCCAAAGGGTGATATTGAGATCCGGTTTACCGGCATGCGGCCTGGTGAAAAGCTCTACGAAGAGCTTCTTATTGGTGATAACGTCAAGCCTACCGAGCATTCGCTGATTATGCGTGCGGAGGAAGAGGTGCTTTCTTGGGAAGAGATTCAGCACTTTCTTGATGAATTTGATGCAGCAGCAAAGATGCACGATCAAATAAAGATCCGTTCGTTGCTACTTGAGGCGGTAACCGGCTTCAAACCGCAGTGTGGGATAGAGGATGTGTTGTATAAGCAGAACAGTGGTCATGACGGCGACCATGATGGTGGCAATGTGCGTGTGTTAAATCTGTGA